One Oreochromis niloticus isolate F11D_XX linkage group LG16, O_niloticus_UMD_NMBU, whole genome shotgun sequence genomic window carries:
- the LOC102082093 gene encoding E3 ubiquitin-protein ligase TRIM63 produces MDIQRTGSVVRPPSPMDSLEKQLSCPICLDMFTKPVVILPCQHNLCRSCASDLYDSRNPYRFSGGVFRCPTCRFEVVLDRHGVHGLQRNLLVENIIDIYKQQQELSGSGKTETNLKPKESKEPKCQEHEDEKINIYCVTCQTPTCSMCKVFGQHKDCEVAPLTTVYETQKGELSNAIDTLVTSNGRLQTLLNQMEDACRAVQENAQRAKQGLAERFDLLYAVLEERKGILLEQIGKEQDEKVAALRALAQRYGERLQASSELTDTAVRALEQSGAAEFLLASKGLITQTKDAAKASLGEERPEPGFEKMDHFTISTEHVERVLGKMDFGVVGDDEFEDAEEEEEEEEEEEEE; encoded by the coding sequence ATGGACATCCAGAGGACAGGATCTGTGGTTCGGCCCCCAAGCCCCATGGATAGCCTTGAGAAGCAGCTGAGCTGCCCCATCTGCCTGGACATGTTCACAAAGCCTGTGGTCATCCTGCCTTGCCAGCACAACCTGTGCCGTAGCTGTGCCAGTGACCTCTATGATTCGCGCAACCCGTATCGCTTTTCTGGCGGCGTCTTTCGCTGCCCTACCTGCCGGTTTGAGGTTGTGCTCGACCGCCATGGTGTGCACGGGCTTCAGCGAAACCTGCTGGTGGAAAATATCATTGACATCTACAAGCAGCAGCAAGAACTAAGTGGCAGTGGAAAGACGGAAACCAACCTGAAGCCTAAAGAGTCCAAAGAGCCAAAGTGCCAGGAACATGAGGATGAGAAAATCAACATCTACTGTGTGACCTGCCAGACACCCACCTGCTCCATGTGCAAAGTGTTTGGCCAGCATAAGGACTGCGAGGTGGCCCCTCTAACAACTGTTTATGAGACCCAGAAGGGTGAACTGAGTAATGCTATCGATACTCTGGTGACCAGCAATGGTCGCCTGCAGACTCTGCTCAATCAGATGGAAGATGCCTGCCGTGCTGTTCAGGAAAACGCTCAGCGTGCCAAGCAGGGCCTCGCTGAGCGGTTTGATCTGCTATATGCTGTACTAGAAGAGCGTAAGGGCATTTTACTTGAGCAGATTGGGAAAGAGCAAGATGAAAAGGTGGCAGCTCTGCGGGCACTGGCTCAGCGTTACGGTGAGCGACTGCAGGCCAGCTCAGAGCTGACAGATACGGCTGTGAGGGCATTGGAGCAGAGCGGAGCTGCTGAGTTCCTGTTGGCTTCGAAGGGCCTTATCACACAGACCAAAGATGCAGCCAAAGCCTCGCTGGGGGAAGAGAGGCCCGAGCCAGGCTTTGAGAAGATGGACCACTTCACTATATCAACGGAGCATGTCGAAAGAGTCCTTGGAAAAATGGACTTTGGAGTGGTTGGAGATGATGAATTTGAGgatgcagaggaggaggaggaggaagaggaggaagaagaagaggaatga